From a single Nitrogeniibacter mangrovi genomic region:
- the ilvD gene encoding dihydroxy-acid dehydratase, producing the protein MPQYRSRTSTAGRNMAGARALWRATGMKDGDFEKPIIAVVNSFTQFVPGHVHLKDLGQLVAREIEAAGGVAKEFNTIAIDDGIAMGHGGMLYSLPSRDLIADSVEYMVNAHTADAMVCISNCDKITPGMLMAAMRLNIPVVFVSGGPMEAGKVKWENKVIALDLVDAMVKAADSHCSDEEVEAVERSACPTCGSCSGMFTANSMNCLTEALGLSLPGNGTVVATHADRKRLFEEAGRRIVELARRYYEQDDASVLPRSIATFEAFENAMSLDVAMGGSTNTVLHLLAAAQEAGVNFTMADIDRISRQVPCLCKVAPAVPDVHIEDVHRAGGIMGILGELNRAGLLHKDAHTVHAKTLGEALTRWDVIQAHDNSVFDFYRAAPGGVPTQVAFSQDRRWNELDMDRSHGVIRDKASAFSQEGGLAVLYGNIAEKGCIVKTAGVDESIWTFTGRARVFESQEAAVEGILADRIVAGDVVIIRYEGPKGGPGMQEMLYPTSYLKSKGLGKSCALLTDGRFSGGTSGLSIGHASPEAACGGAIGLVEEGDTIEIDIPNRRIHLAISDDELAKRRAAMDARGATAWKPASRDRVVSAALQAYAALTTSADTGAVRDISQVLR; encoded by the coding sequence ACGTGCACCTCAAGGACCTGGGCCAGCTGGTCGCGCGCGAGATCGAGGCGGCCGGCGGCGTGGCCAAGGAGTTCAACACCATCGCTATCGACGACGGCATTGCCATGGGCCACGGCGGCATGCTCTACAGCCTGCCCTCGCGCGACCTGATCGCCGACAGCGTCGAATACATGGTCAACGCCCACACCGCGGACGCCATGGTGTGCATCTCCAACTGCGACAAGATCACCCCGGGCATGCTCATGGCCGCCATGCGCCTGAACATCCCGGTCGTGTTCGTCTCCGGCGGGCCCATGGAGGCCGGCAAGGTGAAGTGGGAGAACAAGGTCATCGCCTTGGACCTGGTGGACGCCATGGTCAAGGCCGCCGACAGCCACTGCTCCGACGAGGAGGTCGAGGCGGTGGAGCGCTCCGCGTGCCCGACCTGCGGCTCCTGCTCCGGCATGTTCACCGCCAACTCCATGAACTGCCTGACCGAGGCGCTGGGTCTGTCGCTGCCGGGCAACGGCACCGTGGTGGCCACCCATGCCGACCGCAAGCGCCTGTTCGAGGAAGCCGGCCGGCGCATCGTCGAGCTGGCGCGCCGCTACTACGAGCAGGACGACGCCTCGGTGCTGCCGCGTTCGATCGCCACCTTCGAAGCCTTCGAGAACGCCATGAGCCTGGATGTGGCCATGGGCGGGTCCACCAACACCGTCCTCCACCTGCTGGCCGCGGCCCAGGAGGCCGGGGTGAACTTCACCATGGCCGACATCGACCGCATCTCGCGGCAGGTGCCCTGCCTGTGCAAGGTGGCGCCGGCGGTGCCGGACGTGCATATCGAGGACGTGCACCGCGCCGGCGGCATCATGGGCATTCTCGGCGAGCTCAACCGCGCCGGCCTGCTGCACAAGGACGCGCACACGGTGCACGCGAAAACCCTGGGCGAGGCCCTGACCCGCTGGGACGTGATCCAGGCCCACGACAACAGCGTGTTCGACTTCTACCGGGCCGCTCCCGGCGGGGTGCCCACCCAGGTGGCCTTCAGCCAGGATCGGCGCTGGAACGAACTGGACATGGATCGCTCCCACGGCGTCATCCGCGACAAGGCCAGCGCCTTCAGCCAGGAAGGGGGGCTCGCGGTGCTGTACGGCAACATCGCCGAGAAGGGCTGCATCGTGAAGACCGCGGGGGTGGACGAGTCGATCTGGACCTTCACCGGCCGGGCTCGCGTGTTCGAAAGCCAGGAGGCCGCGGTCGAGGGCATCCTGGCCGACCGGATCGTCGCCGGCGACGTGGTCATCATCCGCTACGAAGGCCCCAAGGGCGGCCCCGGCATGCAGGAGATGCTCTATCCGACCAGCTATCTCAAGTCCAAGGGCCTGGGCAAGTCCTGCGCCCTGCTCACCGACGGGCGCTTCTCCGGTGGTACCTCCGGCCTGTCCATCGGCCACGCCTCGCCGGAAGCGGCCTGCGGCGGCGCCATCGGCCTGGTCGAAGAGGGCGACACCATCGAGATCGACATCCCCAACCGGCGCATCCACCTGGCCATCAGCGACGACGAACTCGCCAAGCGTCGTGCCGCCATGGATGCCAGGGGCGCTACCGCCTGGAAGCCCGCCAGCCGTGACCGTGTCGTCTCGGCGGCCCTGCAGGCCTACGCGGCGCTGACCACGAGCGCCGATACCGGCGCGGTGCGGGATATCTCACAGGTGTTGCGCTGA